TGGGCCGGCGGGAGCACGTTGGCCCGCGCAGCGGCGAGCTCGATCGCGAGCGGAAGGTTGTCGAGGCGCCGGCAGAGTTCGGCGACGGTGTCGTCCGCTTCGACCCGTGCACGCGCGCAGAACAGCGTGACGGCTTCGGGCTCGACGAGGGGCAAAACCGGGAAGTCGATCTCGCCGCGGATCTTAAGGAGCTCGCGGCTCGTGACGAGGAGACGCAGGTTCGCGCATGCTTCCAGGAGCTTCCCGAGCGCCGGCCCCGCGTCGATGACTTGCTCGAGGTTGTCGAGGAGCAGCAGCATCTCGCGCTCGCCGATGTGGTCGCGCGTCCTTTGCGCCGAGCATCTTCGCGATCTCCTCCGGCACGTCGGCTGCTTCCCGAAGGGTCGCGAGGCCGACCCAGAACACGCCGTTGCGATGCTCGGGCACAAGCTCCGAGGCCGCCTCGATCGCCAGACGGGTCTTGCCCGAGCCGCCGGGGCCGGTCAGCGTCACGAGCCGGGCCTCGCGGAGGAGTGCGCACACCTCGGCAACCTCGCGTTCGCGACCGACGAAGGAGCTCGCGGGGTGGGGAAGGTTCGTATTCGAGATCGTCTTCAGCGGCGGGAACCGCTCGTCGCCGAGCTGGAAGATCCACACCGGCTCGGCGAAGTCCTTGAGCCGATGCTCGCCCAGATCGGTGAGTTGGGCGTCGACGGCATTGCGCGTCTCCAGCGAAAGGACGATCTGTCCGCCGTGCCCGGACGCTCCGATGCGAGCACCTTTGTGGACGTCGGGACCGACGTATCC
The genomic region above belongs to Actinomycetota bacterium and contains:
- a CDS encoding adenylate/guanylate cyclase domain-containing protein encodes the protein RHGGVEVDTQGDAFFYAFPSAQGAVDASREGCRALAAGPINVRVGIHTGSPHLTSEGYVGPDVHKGARIGASGHGGQIVLSLETRNAVDAQLTDLGEHRLKDFAEPVWIFQLGDERFPPLKTISNTNLPHPASSFVGREREVAEVCALLREARLVTLTGPGGSGKTRLAIEAASELVPEHRNGVFWVGLATLREAADVPEEIAKMLGAKDARPHRRARDAAAPRQPRASHRRGAGAREAPGSMREPASPRHEPRAP